The Oncorhynchus tshawytscha isolate Ot180627B linkage group LG16, Otsh_v2.0, whole genome shotgun sequence nucleotide sequence gagtgtgtggacaggtgtcttttatacaggtaactagttcaaacaggtgcagttaatacaggtaatgagtggagaacaggagagcttcttaaagaaaaactaacaggtctgtgagagctggaattcttactggttagtaggtgatcaaatacttatgtcatgcaataaaatgcaaattaattatttaaaaatcatacaatgtgattttctgaatttttgttttagattccgcctctcacagttgaagtgtacctatgataaaaattacagacctctacatgctttgtaagtaggaaaacctgcaaaatcggcagtttatcaaatacttgttctccccactgtatatatatatatatatatatatatatatatatatatatatatatacaaaatatatacaaaacatcacgacaagagaaacaacactacataaagagagacctaagacaacaacatagcaaggcagcaacacatgacaacacagcatggtagcaacacaacatgacaacaacatggtacaaacattattgggcacagacaacagcccAAAGTGCAAGAAggtcagagacaacaatacatcacgcaaagcagccacaactgtcaataagagtgtccatgattgagtctttgaatgaagagattgagacaaaactgtccagtttgagtgtttgttgcagctcgtttcagtcgctagctgcagccaactgaaaagacgagtgacccagggatgtgtgtgctttggggacctttcacagaatgtgactggcagaacaggtgttgtacgtggaggatgagggctgcagtagatatcccAGATAGAggtgagtgaggcctaagagggttttataaataagcatcaacccgTGGGTCTTGCAACAGGTATATAgtatgaccagtttacagaggagtatagagtgcagtgatgtgtcctataaggagcattggtggcaaatctgatggcacATGctatgtttgtaaattatgtctgagtgttgaatgTTCCCCTGGcgatctgtaaattatgtctgagtgttggaatgttcCCCTGGCAATCTGtacattatgtctgagtgttggaatgttcCCCTGGCGATCTGtacattatgtctgagtgttggaatgttcCCCTGGcgatctgtaaattatgtctgagtgttggaatgttcCCTGGcgatctgtaaattatgtctgagtgttggaatgttcCCCTGGCAATCTGtacattatgtctgagtgttggaatgttcCCCTGGCAATCTGtacattatgtctgagtgttggaatgttcCCCTGGcgatctgtaaattatgtctgagtgttggaatgttcCCCTGGTGATCTGtacattatgtctgagtgttgaatgTTCCCCTGGCGATCTGtacattatgtctgagtgttgaatgTTCCCCTAGCGATCTGtacattatgtctgagtgttggaatgttcCCTGGCGATCTGtacattatgtctgagtgttggaatgttcCCTGGcgatctgtaaattatgtctgagtgttggaatgttcCCCTGGCGATCTGtacattatgtctgagtgttgaatgTTCCCTAGCGATCTGtacattatgtctgagtgttggaatgttcCCCTGGCGATCTGtacattatgtctgagtgttgaatgttcccctggctatctgtacattatgtctgagtgttggaatgttcCCTGGCGATCTGtacaattatgtctgagtgttggaatgttcCCCTGGCGATCTGTACATTATGTCTGAtctggctatctgtacattatgtctgagtgttgaatgTTCCCCTGGcgatctgtaaattatgtctgagtgttggaatgttcCCCTGGCGATCTGTAcattattgtactttttactccatacattttccttaacacccaaaagtactcattacattttgattgcttagcaggacaggaaaatggtccaattcagtTATCAaccaaacatccctggtcatccttactgcctctgatctggcagactcactaaacacacatgctttgtttgtaaatgatgtctgagtgcgggggtgtgcccctggctttccgtaaacaaaaaagtgcaatctggtttgcttaataaggaattagaaatgtatacttttgatacttaagaatatttcaaaccaaatacttttactcaagtagtattttactggttcttacttttacttgagtcattttctattaaggtgtctttggttttactcaagtatgacagttggataccttttccaccactgctgagtgttggaatgttcccctggctatctgtaaatgatgtctgagagttggagtgttcccctggctatctgtaaatgatgtctgagagttggagtgttcccctggctatctgtaaattatgtctgagagttggaatgttcccctggctatctgtaaattatctggtaaattatgtctgagagtaaatgatgtctgagagttggagtgttcccctggctatctgtaaattatgtctgagagttggagtgttcccctggctatctgtaaattatgtctgagagtTGGAATGTTCCCCTATCTGTAAATtatgctatctgtaaattatgtctgagagttggagtgttcccctggctatctgtaaattatgtctgagagttggagtgttcccctggctatctgtaaattatgtctgagagttggagtgttccctggctctggctatctgtaaattatgtctgagagttggagtgttccctggctatctgtaaattatgtctgagagttggagtgttcccctggctatctgtaaattatgtctgagagttggagtgttcccctggctatctgtaaattatgtctgagagttggagtgttcccctggctatctgtaaattatgtctgagagttggagtgttcccctggctatctgtaaattatgtctgagagttggagtgttcccctggctatctgtaaattatgtctgagagttggaatgttcccctggctatctgtaaattatgtctgagagttggagtgttcccctggctatctgtaaattatgtctgagagttggagtgttcccctggctatctgcatgtccccagtgaaagttgcacccatGGGTTGGGGTTAGATTAGGAGATGGCTCAGTCCTCATATTATGATGCTACCAACACGATTGGAGTTTAGCCTAAAACAAAATGCAGCGAGAGACTGACACAAATGACAACACAGAATAGTAGAAGCGAAGGAAAGAACATCAAAAGTATGGTACCTTTTAAAAATGACTCAGACAAAGAGTTTTGATGGGATGTTTTAATATTCAATATGCATTTTGAAGTAGCACACTGTACAAAGATAGTTAAATCACTTCATCATCACACTGTCTGCACATTCCATCTGGATGGCTGGGATTAAGCTTACTGTATGACAATAATAGGCTATGCACACCAGAGAATAATCAGTCATTTTCCACTCATTTGTTCAGTGGCACAGTCCTGCAGACTCACTGGGGAAAATACATTCCCTTctcaaacaaacacatttaggcTCCAATGAGATGAAACTCAAACAGTAACATACGGGTCCAACACAAGGTAAGGCACAGCAACTTACATGACATCATTAACATGTAAATAGCTGCATTGCAAATGTCCTTATAGCAACTCAATAATGTTTTTAATGCAGAAACATATAACACATATTGCACTATAGCAGACTCCCTCTCTTATCAGAATGATGTGTACATCCCAAGTCTCCTGGCAGCCTCTGACTTCTTGGGCCCTTTTCGCTGGGGGAAGGGGTAGTGGTGAAGGGGGCTGGAGGAGAACTGAGGTGGCTGCTGGCCCCCAAAACTCAGTTGTCTGGACAAAACGACTGGGACTGATAACTTCTGGGAGCCTGAAATGCTGTTACTGGAACTCAACTCTTCAGAATGGAAAGACGTAGAATCCCCCAAGACTTTGTCACTGGACGTCTCAGGACAGTCCTCAGAGAGCGAAGTCAAACTCGAAGAATTGCTGCCGGTGAATGTGGGGTTCGGATGAGGCGCTACGATACCGTTGGTCCGTCGGTGGATTCCTAAGTGTGTGTACCACGGAGTCATCTCCAGGTGCCTAACAAAATCAATCTCAGCCTCTGACACCGTCCTCTTCCTCTCATGTGTGCTCTTCATCTCCTGGTTGACCGGGACCATGTTGACCAGGGCTTTCCCACTGATCTCTGTTGCGTCATCAGCTGATACTGTCGGGAAATAGAATAGAAAAGTAAAGACAGGTTAACAGACATTTGCAATCAACCTTTCAgctcagaaaaaaataaaaaatgaagtgCTTACTTATGTAGTCTTGTTAttgtaacaaaaatataacttgtGTTCAAatgacacacatggacacacacacacacttccagaaGCCTATAGCCTAGCCAACAGATCTGACCTTCTTGCTTACAGCTGCATTAGGTTTGGATAGACTtcctgtacatattacctaaactacctcgtacccttgcacattgactcgcgctggtactccttgtatatggcctcgttattgtgatttattgtgttacttttttcaATTATCAAATGTTCTTACTTTTTACTTCTGCGTTGTTGGGAATGGGCTCATAAGttagcatttcatggtaaagtctacaacAGTTGTATTCcattggcgcatgtgacaaatacacttttatTTGAATGGGACAATTTTAAAGTACAAGGCATTTGtcatccctggattgaggtatGTTTTCTGAATAATATATTGCAGGGGCTCCACAGGTGTTCACGAAGGAAGTCTGTCCGACCCTAGCGCAGCTGTAAGGGTCAGGTCTACTGGCTACCTATAGGCTACAGTAACTGCCATTTTTGTTGTTCAAAGCAGACGGATCAGGATAATCTGTTATATGAAGAAACAAAAGTAGCCAAGACTAATTCAGTCAAAACTGCTGAAATTCACATTATACAAATCCATTATAGATATAAAAGACCTAGGAAGCAGAACATCGGCCTGTTGCCAGACAAAACTTTAGACAAAACTGGTTGTGTGCATGCCAAGCTCGCACAGCACTCATCGAAAGAGTTGCCTACCTTGTCTGAATAAAACCACCCGGGTCTTTTGTTTCTCTTTAGTGCAGTTGTACTGTTCTCTCAAAAGTGTAATGTCCTGGTTCATCCTGGTTCGGTCCGCGACAATTTCACGTTGGTCCTCGTCCTCAACCAAATGACTCACGTCTCCGGCTGTTTCCCTACGACTCCGGGATCTTATCGGTTCACAGGAACACGTCGAATTGCAACAGGAGCACCAGGGCGACAACATCCTGTTTGCATTGACGACCTATTTAGATTTTTATTTCCCCAATCAAAAGAAGGCACAACTGACAGAATGAAAAGTTGATTATTTAACTACCTGCCGCATGTAGAATAGCCCACGGCACTGTGTGCATCTGATTAGGTGTGTAGTGTAACCTATGTACAGTGGTTCTGCAGTTTAATTGATGTGCAAACAACTGAGGAGAATTTAAGGTTAGCCTTTTCTTTTACAAAAGACCAATTAGGTGCAGTACAATGTGTAATTTAGCTAGTTATGGTAAAAGGTGAAAACTGCTTATCTGTATAATAGAATAAAGTAAAATAGGTGAATAGGTTAGTATGACTTTATATAATACAATATTATAAAGTAATGCATGCAGTAAACTATGCTACACAAGCATTAAGTTACGTTTGAGTCTTCATACTATATAATCCAGTACGtgggcttttttatttttattatctgTAGCCCTAACAATCTAAATTCATTTACATGTTTATGCATTATGTTCTGGAAAGATCTTTTGAATGACCCACTTGTTACTTGGACTAGTTGGCACTGGCACAGTATATTGACACAACAGTGTTGTTGAAGTTGTGGGTGAGTCCTGCTTTGGAGGGGTGGCATAAATGGACGACATGGTGACACATCTAGCAGGTGTATCTGTGCTGTAAAACCCTTCACAGGAAGTATGCCCTCAGTTTAATGCTTGGCAATTAGGCCTATTCACACATCACTCCTTTGCTCCATTATTACTGCCTGGAAAATGGGTCTTTCTCCTTACTAAAGCATTAAGGCATGTGTTTCAAAGATATCAGTAGGCCTACCACAGGGATTTTCTATGCAAACACTCCCTCTTCCATGAATTGTTCAAAAGGACCTGTGGATTTCCTGTTTCTGAAAAAGAAGCAGAGGGCTGCtgatacagcaaatgaaagaactCAATGGggggggttctctctctctctctcaaaagagAACTTTCGATTTAAAAAAGTAATCAGAATAGCCGGTAATGATTGACATGAATAAAGCCAAGGACAGAGTAGTGACTGCACAGTCAAAAAAGGGCTCAATCAAGCATGCACATTCTATAGGAACGCACCCCAGTGTACTGTAGCTCGCCAGTCACTACACCACCCACTGCAAACCACATCATTTCAACGTAGAAAAGTGGGTAATATTCGGTTGAGATGATGATCAATGAAATgtcaacctttattcacccactgaaaagacagacagaagtTTGTGCAAGTAcatagtgcaagtgatcaatACAGTATGACATTCTGTTCAGATATCTacattgtgaagatctccacagatcTGTAAcctttgcatgctatcttgaacatgcacataTTCTATGATTACATAATATGActtttatagttacagtaacctcaacaaTGTGGCAATGGATGTGTTAGTCATTTTAATGTTGAATAAAAACTGTTACATTTgtttgtaagatagccttaactttaggTTATTTACTGTATGTCAAGTCATGTCAAGTTGTGTTAGGTTGACAATGCAATGTCAATGTAATTCTTGCATAGTTTAATTTGAGCCACTGGTTTAATTCTAATCTTtaacttttttggggggtttagTTGGAGACGTAAATCCAACATATTTGTTAATTTGTCgacaagttaataggctatttactgtcTTGCAAAAGTGAtgatgaattgtgtttggttgtcaatgcaaccaaatgtcaacatttaaaggagatgtatATGTtctgccactgacttagtctgattttaattccagtttgtctacaaattaataattgatatgttggattcacctCTGCATCTCAAACAAAaatcaaagttaaagaatagaACTAAATCTAATTCAACTGTAAACTTGTAATTTGATTTAGTTCtgttctttaacttagattttttggTTGAAATGGAGATGTGAATCAAACATATTCATTATTAACTTGAAGATTCAATTTGACATCAACCGAAGCTTGAAACCCtagtcatatacagtgcattcggaaagtattcagaccccttgacttttgctacgttacagccttattcaaaaatgtattaaattgttttttcccctcatcaatctacaccccataatgaccaagaaAAAATAGGTTTAGacgtttttgctaatttatatgaacaacaaaaaaatatcacatatacataagtattcagaccctttactcagtactttgttgaagcacctttggcagcaatacaGCATctagtcttcttgagtatgacgctacaagcttggcacacctgtatttgtcagcatttcactgtattcggcacatgtgacaaatacaatttgatttgatttggggagtttctcccattcttatctgcagatcctctcaagcgctgtcaggttggattgagcattgctgcacagctattttcaggtctccccagagatgttcgatcgggttcaagtccgggctctggctggacgactcaaggacattcagagactttgtCGTTTTCTTGTTGGAAGGTGTTGGAaggtgcaataatagtgtttaatatgatttttgaatgactacctcatctctgtaccccacacatgcaattatactgtatgtaatgtccCTCATTCAaatagtgaatttcaaacacagattcaaccatgaagaccagggaggttttccaatgcatcgcaaataagggcacctattggtagatgagtaaaaaaaacaaaaaaacactgaatatccctttgagcatgattaagttattaattacactttggatgtatcaatacaccaggttactacaaagatacaggcgtccttcctaactcagtttccggagaggaaggaaacctctcagggaattacaccatgaggccaatagtgattttaaaacagttacagagtttaatggctgtgataggagaaaactgaggatggatcaacaacattgtagtttctccacaatactaacctaatttgacagagtgaaaagaaggaatcctgtaaagaataaaaaatattctaaaacatgcatccttgtttgcaacaaggcattaaagcaatactgcaaaaaatgtggcaaagcaattcactttttgtcctgaattcaaagtgttatgtttggaccaaatccaatacaacacattactgagtaccactctcaatatttttaagcatagtggtggctgcttcatgttatgggtatgcttgtaattgttaaggactgagTAGTTTTCCGGGGATAAAAAATTAATTGCATCAAGCTAAGCACCGGCAGAAAAAAACTGTCTCAGTCTGCTTTCattcagacactgggagattaattcacctttcagcaggacaataacccaaaacacaaggccaaatctacaccggagttgcttaccaagaacacagtgaatgtttctgagtggccgagttacagttttgagttAAATCTACTTGAGAATCTatgtcaagacctgaaaatggttgtttagcaatgatcaacaaccaatttgacagagcttgaagaatttgcgaagaataatgggcaaatgttgcacaatcccgTTGTGgtaagctcttaaagacttacccagatagactcacagctgtaatcactgccaaaggtgcttcgacaaagcattgactcatgggtgtgaatacttatgtaaatatttctgcatttcattttcaaaacattctataaacatgttttcactttgtcattgtggggtattgtgtttaaatGGGTcagaaaaaaacgatttaatccattttgaattcaggctgtaaattacagcctgtaacacaagaaaatgtggaataagtcaaagggtatgaatactctctgaaggcactgtatcaattTGTTTAACCCTGGGaggaattgaaacaatagctgttgatgacttcgCAAATGCTATTTAGGCATAaatagtataatatatatatatatatatatatatatatatatatatatatatatatatatatatatatatatatatatatatatatatatatataatatatatatataatatatatacatgagcatttgtgattttttaaataaacataGCTAAAGAAACAGAACCATACTCTATAagtcatgtatatatatatgattaaaaAATCACAAATTCTCATGTTCATCATCTCCATCACCACGCCAAAATCAACAAATTGAAAATGGTGCATTTCTATGTCTtgtagtaaaaaatatatatttctctaagtatttccaatgacatcaaatcaaataacattttcttCATCACATGCtgcaaatacaacaggtgtagaccttatgtcacgccctggtcttagtattttgtgtttatatatttatttggtcaggccagggtgtgacatgggtttattttgtgttgtgttttcgtattggggttttagtaggcattgggattgtggctgagtaggggtgtctagcatagtctatggctgcctgaggcggttctcaatcagagtcaggtgattctcgttgtctctgattgggaaccatatttaggtagcctgggtttcactgtgtgttttgtgggtgattgttcctgtcttagtgttttgtatttcaccagataggctgtttcggttttcattatttcattccattagttttgtagtttctgtatgtataggttttccttcattaaaatatatcatgaatcatcatcacgctgcattttggtctgatccttgttctacctctttgtcagaggaggagatagaagagagccgttacacctTACCATTAAATGCTTaccttacttacaggcccttaaccaacaatgcagttttttttaaGTAAGTAAGAACaatttgctaaataaactaaaggaaaacaagtaactcaataaaataactataacgaggctatatacaatggGTACCGGTATCGAGTCAATGTGTAGGAGTACAGGGTAGTTGaaataattgaggtaatatgtacatgtaggtaggggaaaagtgactatgcatagataataaaaagagaatatcagcagtgtgtgtgtgtgtgtgtgtgtgtgtgtgtgtgtgtgtgtgtgtgtgtgtgtgtgtgtgtgtgtgtgtgtgtgtgtgtgtgtgtgtgtgtgtggtgtcaatatgcatgtgttttgtgtgtgtgtgatggaatgtcagtgtagtatgtgtgagtgtggttAGAGTCCAATGAGTGTACATGGAGTCAGTGCAAAAAATAAGAATAAActaagggggtcaatgtaaataggtctggtaaccatttgattaactgttcagcagtcttatggcatgggggtagaagctgttaaggagccttttcgTCTCAGACTCGGCactcggtaccgcttgctgtgatggtagcagagtgaacagcctatgacttggatggctggagtctttgaaaatttttcgggccttcctctgacgctgcatggtatagaggtcctggatggcagggagctcggccccagtcacgtactgagccgtacgcattaccctcggTAGCgacttgcggtcggatgccgagcagttgccataccaagcggtgatggaaccagtcaggatgctctcgatggtgcagctgaataACCTTTTTAGAATCTGAgttcccatgccaaatcttttcagcctcctgtgggggaataggcattgtcgtgccctcctTACAACCGTGTTGGTGTATTTGggccatgataggtccttagtgatgtggacaccaaggaacatgaagctgtcagtgaagacacttgccaactggtcagcacatgctctgagtttgtgtcctggtaatccatctggttcagcggccttgtgaatgttaattggtttaaaggtcttactcacattggcacacactgtcatccagaacagctggtgctctaatgcacggttcagtgttgcttgcctcgaagcaaacatagaaggcatttagctcgtctggtaggcttgcgtaaTTGGgctgtttgcaagccctgccacatccaacgagcatcagagctggtgtagtaggattcgttcttagtcctgtattgacactttgcctgtgtGATGGTTCTTTGGAGGGTGTAGcatgatttcttataagcgtccagattagtgtcccaccCCTTGAAAGtgacagctctagcctttaatttagtgtggatgttgcctgtaatccatggcttttgttTGGGATATACGTACGTATGGTCACTGCGGGGACGTCGACTTCAATGCACTTATttatgaagctggtgactgatgtggtatactcctcaatgccatcgaatgaatcccggaacatattccagactgctagcaaaacagtcctgtagcttagcatccacttcatcggaccactttcATATTGAGCACGTCACTGGTACCTCCTGTTTGAGCTTTGGCTTGTAATAGAGTTATGGCCAGATTTgccacattattattttttctctAGTTGCACGTGAAATGTTGGTAGGAATTAGGTAAAACTGacattttcctgcattaaagtccccggccactaggaacgGTGCCTCTGGATgacaattttcttgtttgcttatggccttatacagctcgttgagtgcagcCTTAGTGCCAGCGGTAAATAGATAGCAATGAAGAATATAGTTGAAAACTCTCTTgctaaatagtgtggtctacagcttatgatGAGGTACTCTAACTCACGCAAGCAAAACCTTGAAATttccttaatattagatattgcgcaccagctgttgttgacaAAGAGACACACCCCATCCCCACGGATCTTACTGGAGGCTGATGTTTTGTCTTACCACTGCATGCAAAACCCAgctaactgtatattatccatgtccttgttcagccacgactcagtgaaac carries:
- the LOC112216533 gene encoding uncharacterized protein C9orf152 — its product is MLSPWCSCCNSTCSCEPIRSRSRRETAGDVSHLVEDEDQREIVADRTRMNQDITLLREQYNCTKEKQKTRVVLFRQVSADDATEISGKALVNMVPVNQEMKSTHERKRTVSEAEIDFVRHLEMTPWYTHLGIHRRTNGIVAPHPNPTFTGSNSSSLTSLSEDCPETSSDKVLGDSTSFHSEELSSSNSISGSQKLSVPVVLSRQLSFGGQQPPQFSSSPLHHYPFPQRKGPKKSEAARRLGMYTSF